A genome region from Euphorbia lathyris chromosome 4, ddEupLath1.1, whole genome shotgun sequence includes the following:
- the LOC136226373 gene encoding protein transport protein SEC31 homolog B encodes MACIKSVNRSASVALAPDAPYMAAGTMAGAVDLSFSSSAALEIFKLDFQSEDHDLPLIGEVQSSERFNRLAWGRNGSGSDQYSLGLLAGGLVDGNIYLWNPLSLIRSEASESALVGHLSNHKGPVRGLEFNNLTPNLLASGADDGEICIWDLAAPAEPSRFPALKGSGSAAQGEISYVSWNSKVQHILASTSFNGITVVWDLKKQKPVISVEDSIRRRCSVLQWHPDVATQLIVASDEDSSPALRLWDMRNTMSPVKEFVGHTKGVIAMSWCPNDSTYLLTCAKDNRTICWNTITGEIVRELPAGTNWNFDVHWYSKIPGVISASSFDGKIGIYNIEGCDRYISPENDFGTATLGAPKWYKRPGGVSFGFGGKLVSFHPGSSAGDGSEVLLHNLVTEQSLVSRSSEFESAIQNGEKSLLKALCEKKTQESESEDDRETWGFLKVMFEEDGTARTKMLTHLGFDLPVEEKDLQDDISTQVDSIRLDDTASDKVGYESSKGNPLFPADDGEDFFNNLPSPKTDTPKLSDSNNHATGNSDLHAEEIEEEIDGQDDSADPSFDDSVQRALVVGDYKSAVAQCISAGKLADALVIAHVGGTSLWESTRDQYLKMSVSPYSKIVSAMVNNDLMSLVKTRPLKYWKETLALLCTFAQNEEWSLLCDSLASKLMAAGNTLAATLCYICAGNIDKTVEIWSKNLTTECEGKSYVELLQDLMEKTIVLALASGQKRFSASLCKLVEKYAEILASQGLLTTAMEYLKLLGSDELSPEIMILRDRIALSTEPEKDAKATSFENSQDQSGIGYADQSNYGLTDAPQPYYPQTTQPQLHQNYCNPYGENYQSPVGSYGRAGQYQPGSQPGQYQPGSQPGMFIPDEVPQVPQASFPPVPSATAQHAVKTFVPSNLPSLKNAEQYHQATLAAQLYHPGSTNSSYHQVQPPSVSQGPAASQGGPISGHKQQVVAPNVTPMGFRPAIVPRPGVNSMQPPSPTQSASVQPAAAPAAPPPTVQTVDTSNVPAHHRPVITTLTRLFNETSEASGGIRGSKKREIEDNSKRIGVLFAKLNSGDISKNASDKLVQLCQALDKNDFSTALQIQVLLTTSEWDECNFWLATLKRMIKGRQGAGTRSS; translated from the exons ATGGCGTGTATAAAGTCCGTCAATAGATCGGCGTCGGTGGCACTGGCGCCAGACGCACCGTACATGGCAGCGGGGACGATGGCTGGAGCAGTCGATCTGTCATTTAGTTCGTCTGCTGCTCTTGAGATCTTCAAGCTCGATTTCCAATCGGAGGATCATGATCTTCCTTTGATTGGCGAGGTTCAGAGTTCTGAGAGATTTAACCGTCTTGCTTGGGGTAGAAATGGATCCGGTTCGGACCAATACTCCCTTGGACTCCTTGCCGGTGGTCTTGTTGATGGCAATATCTATTTATGGAATCCTTTGTCTTTGATCCG TTCTGAAGCGAGTGAGAGTGCTCTTGTTGGACATCTTTCAAATCATAAAGGGCCT GTTCGTGGTCTTGAATTTAATAATTTGACTCCCAACTTACTTGCATCTGGTGCTGATGATGGTGAAATTTGCATATGGGATTTGGCTGCACCTGCAGAACCTTCACGTTTCCCAGCTCTGAAG GGTAGTGGTTCTGCtgctcaaggtgaaatttcgtACGTCTCTTGGAATAGTAAAGTTCAGCACATATTGGCGTCtacttccttcaatggaataaCTG TTGTATGGGACCTAAAGAAGCAGAAACCAGTGATTTC TGTTGAAGATTCAATTAGAAGGCGATGTTCTGTTCTGCAGTGGCATCCTGATGTTGCCACTCAGCTTATTGTTGCATCTGATGAGGATAGTTCTCCTGCTCTGAGG CTTTGGGATATGAGGAACACAATGTCTCCTGTGAAAGAGTTTGTGGGGCACACCAAAG GTGTAATTGCTATGTCATGGTGTCCAAATGACAGTACTTATTTGCTTACCTGTGCTAAGGATAATCGTACTATATGCTGGAACACTATTACTGGAGAG ATCGTACGTGAATTGCCTGCAGGCACCAACTGGAACTTTGATGTACACTGGTATTCAAAGATACCCGGAGTTATATCAGCATCTTCTTTTGATGGAAAGATTGGCATTTACAACATTGAG GGTTGCGATAGGTACATCTCTCCAGAGAATGACTTTGGAACAG CCACGTTAGGAGCTCCAAAATGGTATAAACGTCCAGGAGGGGTGTCTTTTGGCTTTGGAGGAAAGCTTGTATCATTTCACCCCGGGTCATCTGCTGGCGATGGTTCAGAG GTCCTTCTGCATAACTTGGTTACGGAGCAAAGCTTAGTGAGTCGGTCATCTGAATTCGAATCTGCAATACAAAATGGGGAGAAGTCGTTACTGAAAGCATTATGTGAGAAAAAAACTCAAGAGTCTGA ATCAGAGGATGACCGAGAGACTTGGGGCTTCTTAAAGGTTATGTTTGAAGAAGATGGGACAGCAAGAACAAAGATGCTAACCCACCTTGGTTTTGACTTACCTGTTGAAGAAAAAGATCTACAAGATGATATCTCCACACAAGTAGATTCCATCCGGCTTGATGATACAGCTTCAGATAAAGTTGGATACGAGAGTTCTAAGGGGAATCCCCTTTTTCCTGCAGATGATGGGGAGGATTTCTTTAACAATCTCCCAAGCCCAAAAACTGATACACCTAAATTAAGTGATAGCAATAACCATGCTACCGGGAACTCTGATTTACATGCAGAAGAAATAGAGGAGGAAATAGATGGACAGGACGATAGTGCTGATCCATCATTTGATGATAGTGTTCAACGTGCTTTGGTTGTGGGGGACTACAAGAGTGCTGTTGCACAATGTATATCTGCAGGTAAACTGGCTGATGCTTTAGTTATCGCTCATGTTGGTGGTACTTCTTTGTGGGAGAGTACTCGAGATCAATACCTAAAGATGAGTGTTTCCCCTTACTCGAAG ATTGTTTCTGCAATGGTGAACAATGATCTCATGAGTCTTGTGAAAACAAGACCCCTGAAGTACTGGAAAGAAACACTTGCACTTCTCTGTACA TTTGCGCAGAATGAGGAATGGAGTCTCCTATGTGATTCACTAGCATCAAAACTAATGGCTGCTGGAAATACTCTGGCTGCAACTCTCTGTTATATTTGCGCGGGAAATATAGACAAAACTGTTGAAATTTGGTCGAAGAACCTGACTACTGAATGTGAAGGAAAATCATAtgttgaacttcttcaa GATTTGATGGAGAAAACCATTGTACTTGCTCTTGCAAGTGGTCAGAAGCGATTTAGTGCATCTTTATGCAAGCTTGTTGAGAAGTATGCTGAAATTTTAGCCAGCCAAGGGCTTTTAACAACAGCAATGGAATACTTGAAACTTCTGGGGTCCGATGAATTGTCTCCGGAAATTATGATCTTAAGAGATCGAATTGCCCTATCCACTGAGCCTG AGAAAGATGCAAAGGCTACATCTTTTGAAAATTCCCAAGATCAAAGTGGAATAGGTTACGCTGATCAATCCAATTATGGTTTGACTGATGCCCCTCAGCCCTATTATCCA CAAACAACACAACCACAACTGCATCAGAATTATTGCAATCCCTATGGTGAAAATTATCAATCGCCAGTTGGTTCTTATGGAAGAGCTGGCCAATATCAGCCTGGCTCGCAGCCTGGCCAATATCAGCCTGGCTCACAGCCTGGAATGTTCATTCCAGATGAGGTGCCTCAGGTTCCTCAG GCAAGTTTTCCTCCAGTTCCTTCTGCCACTGCTCAGCATGCAGTCAAGACTTTTGTTCCTTCAAATCTTCCTAGTCTTAAAAATGCAGAGCAGTACCATCAAGCAACACTGGCTGCTCAACTATATCATCCT GGGTCTACGAACTCTAGTTATCACCAAGTACAGCCTCCATCTGTTTCACAAGGCCCTGCTGCATCTCAAGGCGGTCCAATTTCTGGCCATAAACAACAGGTTGTGGCTCCCAATGTAACACCAATGGGATTTAGGCCAGCGATTGTTCCACGACCTGGAGTCAATTCAATGCAGCCTCCTAGCCCTACTCAGTCAGCATCAGTACAACCAGCTGCGGCACCTGCTGCTCCACCACCTACAGTACAGACTGTTGATACTTCAAACGTACCTG CTCATCACCGACCTGTCATTACAACATTGACTAGGCTGTTTAACGAGACATCAGAGGCTTCAGGAGGAATACGTGGGTCTAAGAAGCGTGAGATAGAAGATAACTCGAAGAGAATTGGTGTTTTGTTTGCCAAGCTCAACAGTGGGGATATATCAAAAAATGCTTCTGATAAGCTTGTTCAGCTGTGCCAAGCATTAGATAAAAATGATTTTAGTACAGCCCTGCAAATACAG GTACTTCTTACAACAAGTGAGTGGGATGAGTGTAACTTCTGGCTAGCAACTCTGAAAAGAATGATCAAGGGAAGGCAAGGAGCGGGTACGAGATCAAGTTGA